A stretch of DNA from Aliarcobacter thereius LMG 24486:
AAGCTTTTTATAGCTATTACACTTCCTTTTTCTAAAATTAGTCTTGTGTAATCAAAGCTTTCTCTTTTTTTATTAAAGTAGTTTACTCTTGAAGTTCTTATTTGAGTTTTTTCCCAATCTATCTCTCCAGAGCTTAGTCCTAAATTTTCTATAGTAGGATTAAATGTTGGCATATTATTTTTATTTAAAAGTGCCATTGATGAGTTAAGATATAAATATGTAATCTCTTTTATGTTTAAATCTTCTATGTTTTCATCTTTTCTATCTATCTTTTCTATTAAAACTTTTCCATATTGTGCTGTTTTTGATTTACCTAGATATTTTTCACCTAAGATAAAGTTTATGATTTTATCTTCAATATCTTTTGTAACATCATCTTCAAATTTTATAGAAAATTTCCAAACTGCACCCTCTTTTATAGCTCTGTGTCCAAACATAGTAGTGTCTTGTGATTTTCTATTTTTACTATCATATGCTGATTTTTGCGAATAGTTATAATCTATGTGGAAATAGTCTAATTCTTTTGTAATATATCCTGTTCTTAGCTGTTTATATTGCTTGTCTAGTACATCTTGTTTTTCATAATCTATAAAATGGTTGTTTTTTATCTCTTTTTTTTCAAAGTCTAGTTTTGGAGCAAAAAAACAAAAAGGAACTTTGTACGTAATTTGATTATCAAATAGTGGAATAGCTTCCATGAATCTGACTTTTTTGCTATGAAAAACATCTATTGGATTTTCAAAACTATCATAGTTTTTTGCCAAAATTCCCAAAATTGAAGAGCCTGTTATATAATCTAAACTATCTATTTTACCTTCACTATTTGAACTTTTATTTAAGACTATATCTGTTAAAAAAGTGAGTTTAAAGTTTTGTTCTCTCATTTTACATCTCCTAAAATTTCAATTTTACATCTTCCTAATCCTCTATTTCTATTTAACCCTACTTTTTTTATCTGCTTTAGAGAATTTTTCATATCTTCTTCAAATTCACTTGGGATATTTTCTATTTTTCCATATAAAGAAATAGGTATTACAACCTCTATCTCTCTTAAACTACCATCTTCTGCTATACCATTTTTTCCTATTTTAGTAGAGGCTATCTCTTTATATAGCTCATTTTGAAGATTGTTTTTTACTATCTCTTCATTTGTTTTACTTTCAAGTGTTGCATTTCCAAAATAACAAACTCCAGAATTCACCCCTTCATTTCCAAAACAGATATTTACAAAAGCTTGATTACTTAATTCTTCAGCAATTTCTCTTAAAAGTCCTTTCATAGTTTTTGCAGGAACAAAAGGAAGATTATTTTTGTCTTTTACAACCATACTATCAAACTTTGCACCAGCACTAAGACCACTACTTAAATGCCAAAAATCTAAAAATGTAATCTTATATATCATCTTTATTTCCTTTTAATATTTTTTCTATTTGCAAAATATCATATATTGGAGATTTATCTACTCCATCTTTTTGTACTATTAACTTTTCTAAACTTAAACCACTATATAATTTTGATAGATTTTCACTCCTCCATTTTTTATCTTCTGCCATTTTTACAACTCTTTTTAGTTCAGATTCTGCCAATTTTTTGTCAAAACTAAGTGTACTTAGCCAATCTCTTAATTTTCCTTTTGGAGAGTTCTCTTTTTTTAACTCTTTTACTATCTCTTGTAGTATTTTAATATTTGGTTTATTCTCTATACCTTGTAAATAGTATGCTCCAAAATCCATTCTAATATCTCCAATATTTAGCTCATCTTCAATAAACTTTGAAAAGCTATCTACATTTGAACTTTGGATATTATGAAACATAAGTGAAGATGGTGGAAGTTTTGAATTAACAGCTTTTGAATCTTTTTTAGCATATGAACATAAATCTTCTGCTAATTTTATAGCATAGTGAAATGGGTATTTTGAGTTACAAAAAGTAATTCCAGCACAAGCTGTTAAATCATAATCTTTATATATTTTTTTTGTTTTATTTTCGAACTCTTCTAAAAACTTTATAGTAAAATCAAGTGCAGATGAAGCATCACAAATAACAGCTAAATCATCTCCATCTAGGATTACTTTTCTTATTTTTAAAACATCTTTTTCATTTTTTACTACACACTCTTTTGCTACATTATAAGCTTCTTTTGTAGCATTATCTAATTTTTCTGAAAATTCAACCATTTCCTTTTCATTTAACTCTTTTACAATATTCCCTAAACCATTTCCATCTATATGAATAATTGCTACTTTATTATCTTTATTTGCCAGTTTTTCTATATCATAGATATTGTTTTCTTGTTTTGCTTCTTTAGATTTCTTATACTTTTCAAAAGCTTCATCTTTTAAAAATGATGCCTGATCAAACTCTTTATTTACAAGTGGCAAGGCTGTTTTTGGATTTAGCTTTAAGATACTTAAATTTAAATCAAGAGGTATTGAAGCTTTGTTTCTTTGAATTTTTAATCTTTTTTCTAACTTGCTTGAAGACTTTTTATAGTCATTTTCAATTTTTACAACTGCTTGAGAAACTGTAATTCCATATGCATCTAGCATGATTTTTTGTGGAAGATATTTTACTATTTTTTCTAAATCTTCTTTATTTTTAATTTTTAATCTAATATTTCCTGCTGCATTTAATATTAAAGTTGGTTTATCTTTTAATCCATCAAATTCTTCTATAATCTTTTCAAAGTTTTTTACAATCTTACTCGCACCTATTATCTCTTTTAGTTTATTTGTCTTAAATATAAACTCTTGAATACCTTGAACCGACGCTCCATATAAATATTCACTCATCTATTTTACTCCTTGTATAGTTATTTTTCCTAAACCAAAAACAGTCTGTTTCCCAACTCCTATAAGTTCACCTAATTTTAAAAGTTCATAACTTCTCTCATCTAAATCAGAAATCCACATCTCTCCCATTATTCCTCCAAATTGCATTGAACTATTTTGAATATTGCTAAACCTTTTTAAATCATTAAAAAAAATATCTTTTGATTTTATTTTATATTTTGGCTTGAAAGATAATCTTTTAAACTCTTTATTTTGTAAAGCTAAACTTCTTTGATAAATAGAGTTTAAAATAGAATCCAATTCAATATTTTCATCACTTACAAATTTATTATCTTTTTTAATTCTAAGTGGAGTATCAAATCTTAATATAATCTCTTTTTTGTATTTTGAAGTTTTAAACTCTTTTTGCTTTGCTACAATTTTGTTTAATTTACCATTTCTACAAATCTCTTTTTTATTTAAAAAGATATCAAAATCATAGAATTTTTGATTGTTTCTACCTAATCCTACATTTGTAAACATCTCATGAAAAGCAGTAATACAATCAAAAATATAGTTCTCATCATCTTCAAAAAGATAAAATGAAAACTCATAAACATTAAGTCCCAAACGAATATCAAATCTATATTTGTGAGTAGTGTTTTTTTGCTCGAAAAATATATTAAATAGTTCACTATTTATATTTTTAAGTGCATAGCCAAAAGCACCACGAAGTTGTGAACCCACAAAATATGGTGGTTTATCACTACTATTTATTTTAATTGTTAGTTTTGTATAGTTCATCTTTAAACTGTTCCAACTCTTTTTCTCTTATTTCAATCACTAATTTATTTGACTTATTATTTTGAACACTTGTAAGTCTATTTAAATACTCTATTGTTCCCATAAATTCAATGTGATATTGTTTGCTCATATCTTTTCTAAAAACTCCTAGAACACCTTGAACTTCACTTCTTGTGCACTCTTTTCTTAATATTGGGATTGGCAATTTTATATCATTAAAATAGATTTCTATTTTATTCATTCTTTTTTTCAATCGATATGTATTAAAAATCATTAATAACATAGTAAAAAAAGTAAACCAAACTGTAGCATCCGTAATTAATTTAAATATATAATCAAACATTTTTTTCCTTATTTTTTAATTTTCTACTCATATTTTCTAAACATTTGATGTTTAAATATTGATTTTTTTATAAGTTTCCCTCCTTCTTCAAACTCTTGGACAACTCTACTTGTAGTTGAATACACTGGATTTAGATATAAACTTTTTGCAAAATTTACCAAAATATATGTAACTCCAAAATCACCTTGAATTAAAACCAAATCATCTTTTTTCGCATTTTCTTTTAAAAACTCTTTAATTGGTTTTATATAGTTATCTAAGTTTTCTAAATCATTTGGAACATTACTAAAAATTTCTTGTAAGTTTTGTGGAAGATTGATAAAATTATCTATATCAAAATGTTTTTCTGCATCTTTTTTTTGCTCTTCTGTAAGCTGATGCGAAAAAAATAAAAACATATTTTTCATATTGTTATTTCCCCTATAATTTTAAGCAATATTATAATAATAATTTGACAAAAGATGTCGTTTTAAAAAAATATTTTTTTGTTATTTTTGGCAATAATGATATCTATTTTATTCTTAATATTATCCCTATATTTTGAGTCTTATTTGTAATCATAAGTTAGTATATAGTTTACTTCACTATAATTTTCTAAAAAAATTTAAGGCTTATATATGTTTAGAACGAAATTTTCTCAATTTAGAACTATATCTATTGTTGAAGGAATATCTTATTTGGTACTTGTTTTTTTTGCAATGCCTATGAAATATTATTTTGATGAACCAATGACTACAAAAATATTTGGAATGATTCACGGAATATTTTTTATAATTTTTTGTATTGCTTTATATGGAGCTATGAAGAAGTATAAATGGAATTTTATTTTCTCTTTGAAGTTATTTATCTACTCTTTAATTCCATTTCTATTTATTTTAATAGAAAAAGAGATTATGAAAAAAAAAGAGAGTATCTAAATACTCCTCTTTTTTCTCTATCTTAATTGAAAACTATCGTTTACAAAAACACCTTTTTCTTTTAACTCTATTTTAAATAGATTATATTTTTTATCTTCTGTTTCAATTATTCTTATTTCATCATTTCTATTAAAATTACCATTATTTATAGCATTTTGTACAGACTCTTTATCTACTTTAATCTCAAAATATAATTTATCAAAAAGATTATTAGGAGTTGAAAAATTCATCTCTGCTAGATTTGGACTAACTAAAATATCACCATCTATTCCTAGTTCTTTAAATATATTTAAATTTTCTAAGATAAAATCTTTTGAACTAGCTTTTATATTTATATTACTTTTTGCTTCTGAAATAGCTTGTAAAAGTATTTGTCCTTTTTCAAAGAAATTATACATATCAATATTCATAGTTGCATAAGCATTTAGAAAATCTTTATACTCTTGAAATGGAAATTGATTTAAATCAATATTTAAATTAATATTATTTAGCTCTGTTTTTAGCTCTTCTTCTGCATAATAATTTACTCTATTTAAACTAAATTTATCAAATGAGATATTAGTTTTACTAGCTAAAAGGTTTTCTAAAGTTTTTGAATAAGAGTCAAGATTTAACTTATTTAATTCAAAATCAAATCTCTCTGCAAAAAAGTTTATTTTTTCTACGCTAAATTTAGATATCATCTCTTTTTTGCTATTTTCTTCATAATAAACTTTTATCTTCTCAAGTTTTAAATTCAATCCTTCTTCTGGTACATTAAACTCATATAAATCAATATTTGTACTATTTTTTGTACCATATAAACCTTTTAGAACAATTTGAAAATCTTCATTTGAAAGATCAATATCTTTAAATTTATAATTTAATTTTTCATCAATATTAAAATGAATATCTCTATTTTCTAGCATATCTACAAGAATTTGTACTTTTTGTTGATCTCTTGCATTTTCTATCTCTTCCATTAAAGAGCTTGAAAGCTTTGTTAAATATAAATTTAAATCAACTCCAGAACTTATTAAATTAACACTAAAATCATAGTCATAAACCATACCTTCAAAAATATCCATTAATGTATATTCATCAATTGACTCAACAACTCTTTGTAAATCTTCTCTTTGTTCTTCATATTCTTGAAGAGAAACAATATAATTTAAAGCTTCTTTAGAGTTAGTAATTTCTAATTTACCATCAGCTTTAACACTAAAAATAGAAAATCTTTCATTGTAGCTTATATTAAAACCACTACTTCTTATCTCTTCTATTTTTGCCTCTATTTTACTATTTACACTTTTTTTAAGTGCAAAACAACTTGCAGCTAAAATAGCTACAACAACAATCAATGATATGATTATTTTTTTATTCATTTTTCGCCTTTTTTTTAATTTAATTTGGTCTATACACTTTTATATTTGTATATCCTGCTTCATCTTTTAAGTATTGTCCATGTAACTGGCTAAGCACCCCTTTATCACAATATAAAAGATAAGTTTTTTCTTTATCTAATTTTTTAAACTCCTTTTTTAAACTATAAAATGGTATTTTTAAAACTTCACAATCAAGTTTTATAATATCATCACTTTGTCTTATATCAATTACAATATCATTTTTTAAAAGATTATTTACAACTTCCAAAGTTCCAACTTCACAAACATCATCTAAAACTTCATCAATACTTTTTAATTTCATATTTTTAACAGCTTCATCTAAAACAGAATAATCAAATGCTCTTGCTTCTTTTTCTACTCTATCAAAACTTCCAGCTGTTACTGGATTTTGAGAGATAACTCCACAATATTCAGGCATAGCTTCTGCAAACTTTTTTGTTCCAATTTTTGTTGCTATATCCATAATCTCTGGTTTACTCATAAAAGCTAATGGTCTTAAAATCAAAGTTTCACTAGCATCATCTATTAATCTTAAGTTTCTTAAAGTTTGACTTGAAACCTGTGCTACACTTTCACCTGTAATTATTGCATCTATTTTTAATTCACTTGCAACTTTTTGTGCTGCTTGTATCATCAATCTTTTTAACATAACTCCCATGTACGAAGGACTTACATCTTTAAATATCTGTTCTACAACATTTTCAAATGAAATTGTAATAAAATTTAATTTATGTGAACTAGAGAATTTATTCCATAAATACCAAGCAACTTGTTTAACTCCAATTTCGTGAGCAGTTCCACCTAAATTAAAAAATATAAAGTGTGTTTTTAATCCTCTTTTCATTGATAAGTATGAAGCCACTGTTGAATCAAATCCACCAGACATTAAAGATAGTATTTCTCCTTGTGTTCCCAAAGGAAAACCACCCATTCCATAATATTTTTTTGTAATAATATTTAATTTACTATGTTCAAGTTCCAGATTAATTGTAATATCTGCATTTCTTAAATCAACTCCATTACTTGGATTATTTGCTAAGATATACCCACCAACAGTTTGTTCAATATTTGTTGATTTAAAATCTTGAGTTCCAACTCTTTTTGCTCTTACAACAAATGTTTTATCTTTTATTAAATGCCCCATATATTTATTTACTTCAACTTTTATATAATCTAAAGTATGCATATTATCTATCTGTATTGCTTCTAAAACTTGTTCTATTCCTGAAGTGCAAAGTAGTTTTTCTCTTAAAATATCTACAAATTCTAAAGGGCAAACTAGCTCTATTTTGTCAAAAAACTTTTTTAAAACTATCTGTTTTGATATATCATCTGATATTTTTGTAAGATTTACAAAAAGCTGATTTATCATCTGTTTTTTTGCTCTATCCCCTTTTATCATAATCTCTGTAAAAAATTTTATTATAAATTTTTGTGTTTTTATACTCTTTTCATCCATATTTCTTATCCACTATTTTTTTTAAGTTTCGATTATAACATTTTTTGAGATAATATGGGTTTTACATTAAAAATTTAAGGTTAAAAATGGATATAGATAGTATTGATTCACTGCAAGAACTTGCAAAAGAGTTAAAAGATGAAAAAAACAAAAATGTTTACCAAATCTTTGATGATTATGCATTAAAACATAAACTTGATAGTGAGGTGCTAGAACAAAAACTTTCAAAAGAGCATGATTGTTTTAGATGTGATAGCTGTGAAAGGTTTTTTACTTATGAAGAGTATTCATTCTTTGATGAAGAGTGTATTTACTGCTTTGATAGTGATGATGAAGATGAGGAGTTTTAATCCTAATCTTCATCAAATAATGATTCTAATTCATCTTTAATAATTAGGGAATCAATTGCTCTTGATTTTACATTTAAATATATAGATTCTCCAAAACAACTAACTTCTACCCCATTTTGTGTTTTTTCAAAAATCACTTCACCAGCACCTTGTATTATATAATCTCTAAACAATCTTTGTGCAACTCTTTTATATGTAAATTTTTTAGGAAAAATTATAAATTTTGATGAAGTTATAATATATTTTGACTCTTGCATAAAACTATCAAGCAAAGCCTCTCTTTTTAACTCATTTGTTTTTCCTTGTATTAAATCACACTTCAAATCTTCGTGTAAAAGACAAATTTTATTTCCATTTATTTTAATAAAACCAAACTCATTTGGTTTTACTCTATCTTTATAAAATCTTTTAAAAAGCTCAATATGATCAAAAGAGTTTGAGAAAACTACTAAACTTTTATTAGTTCTTGCAAATTTCGCAAAATTGGTAACCATTAAAATTCCTTATAAAATAATAAAACAAATAGCTGCAATTATTGTTGGAATAAGTGCACCTAAAAATAGATATCTTGGATCTATTGAACCATCTTGAAAATGACTTTTTAAAATAGCTGCACCTGCTGGATTTGGTGCATTTGCAATAACTGTAAGTCCACCACCTGCAACTGCTCCTGCAACTATATAATATTTGAAATCATCACTTAAGCCTTCTACGATTGAAGCAAGATAAGTAATAGCTGCATTATCTGTAAATGCTCCTAAAGTAATAGCTCCAACAAATGCTTCTGCATTACTCATATTTGAAATTATATCTTTTAGCCACCACTCTTGTTGTCCACCTAAAATTACAAGTCCTCCAAGGAAAAATGCAACTAAAAGCCCTTCTCTTAACATTAATCTATCTTGATACTCTTGGTAAGCATAAGTAACTCCTAAAAATAGAAGAAATATACTTAAGAAAAACGCTGGATAATGTCCAAAATAGATTACTAAAAAAAGAAATACAAAGTGTGTAATTACAATTGCTTTTGGTATTTTCTCTTTTTCACTAACGGTTGTTCTTATATTTATATTTGATAACTCTTTATAAAATACAATTATTATTAAACTTGTATTTATAACTATTGCAATCATAGCTTTCCATCCAAAAGTTGTAAGCATAAAAGTACTACTCCAATCCCAAGTACCAGCAACCATCAAAATTGGAGGAGCAGCAAAATTTGTCAAAGTTCCACCAACAGATATATTTATAAATAAAGCACCTAATGTTAAATATTTTAGTTTATTTGATATTCCTTGTGAAAAAAGTTTATCACTTAAAATAAGTGCAGCAAGAGTCATTGCAGCTGGTTCTGTGATTAGTGAACCCAAAAGTGGAACAACACACATAACAACAAAGTAAAACCCAGTTGCTCCTTTTCTTGGTAACATATTTGAAAGTTTTTTTACAAGCCAAACAACTGAATGTAAAATTGGTCTTGTTGCTGCAATTACCATAATTACAAAAACAAACATTGTTTCTACATAGTTTCTACTATTTACATAATCCATAGTTTTTGTTTTTCCCATAAAAGCAAACATAAAAATAACTAAAATCATGGCCCAAATTCCAAAAACCACTTCAATCTCTCCTAAAAGATGAAATAGTCCTGAATGCCTTTCACTTCTATGTGCTAAATGTTCAAAATATTTAACTGAAAATATATGTATTATTGCTAATGCAAATATTATAGCAGCAATAATTTGCAGTGTTGTTGGTTGCATTCTCTTTCCTAACTCTTAAATTTGTCCGATTTTATTTAAAATTTATTAATAGTTTTTTAACCAATTAATTATTTTATAAAATCTTTACCTCTATTGGCAGTTTTTCTTTTAATATATCAAACTCTTCTTTTGTAAGCTCTATTTTTACTTTTACACTCATAAGAAACTCTTGAGAAACGATATTTATCTTTGCTTCTTTTAATATATATTCAAGTTGTGATAAAAAACTATACTCACACTCTAATATTTTATTTATTAATTTTTTATAAAGCTCAAACTCTGATACTTTTATAACTTCATTTACACTATTGCTATAAGCTCTTACAAGTCCACCAGTTCCTAGTTTTATTCCACCAAAATATCTTACAATAATAGCTGCACTATTTATAATATTTGCTCCAGCTAAAACAGCCAAAGATGGTCTTCCACTTGTTCCTCTTGGTTCTCCATCATCACTACAATTTTCTA
This window harbors:
- a CDS encoding RAMP superfamily CRISPR-associated protein, which produces MIYKITFLDFWHLSSGLSAGAKFDSMVVKDKNNLPFVPAKTMKGLLREIAEELSNQAFVNICFGNEGVNSGVCYFGNATLESKTNEEIVKNNLQNELYKEIASTKIGKNGIAEDGSLREIEVVIPISLYGKIENIPSEFEEDMKNSLKQIKKVGLNRNRGLGRCKIEILGDVK
- a CDS encoding Cas10/Cmr2 second palm domain-containing protein, translating into MSEYLYGASVQGIQEFIFKTNKLKEIIGASKIVKNFEKIIEEFDGLKDKPTLILNAAGNIRLKIKNKEDLEKIVKYLPQKIMLDAYGITVSQAVVKIENDYKKSSSKLEKRLKIQRNKASIPLDLNLSILKLNPKTALPLVNKEFDQASFLKDEAFEKYKKSKEAKQENNIYDIEKLANKDNKVAIIHIDGNGLGNIVKELNEKEMVEFSEKLDNATKEAYNVAKECVVKNEKDVLKIRKVILDGDDLAVICDASSALDFTIKFLEEFENKTKKIYKDYDLTACAGITFCNSKYPFHYAIKLAEDLCSYAKKDSKAVNSKLPPSSLMFHNIQSSNVDSFSKFIEDELNIGDIRMDFGAYYLQGIENKPNIKILQEIVKELKKENSPKGKLRDWLSTLSFDKKLAESELKRVVKMAEDKKWRSENLSKLYSGLSLEKLIVQKDGVDKSPIYDILQIEKILKGNKDDI
- the cas6 gene encoding CRISPR system precrRNA processing endoribonuclease RAMP protein Cas6, coding for MNYTKLTIKINSSDKPPYFVGSQLRGAFGYALKNINSELFNIFFEQKNTTHKYRFDIRLGLNVYEFSFYLFEDDENYIFDCITAFHEMFTNVGLGRNNQKFYDFDIFLNKKEICRNGKLNKIVAKQKEFKTSKYKKEIILRFDTPLRIKKDNKFVSDENIELDSILNSIYQRSLALQNKEFKRLSFKPKYKIKSKDIFFNDLKRFSNIQNSSMQFGGIMGEMWISDLDERSYELLKLGELIGVGKQTVFGLGKITIQGVK
- the csx20 gene encoding CRISPR-associated protein Csx20, yielding MKNMFLFFSHQLTEEQKKDAEKHFDIDNFINLPQNLQEIFSNVPNDLENLDNYIKPIKEFLKENAKKDDLVLIQGDFGVTYILVNFAKSLYLNPVYSTTSRVVQEFEEGGKLIKKSIFKHQMFRKYE
- a CDS encoding DUF3817 domain-containing protein, which gives rise to MFRTKFSQFRTISIVEGISYLVLVFFAMPMKYYFDEPMTTKIFGMIHGIFFIIFCIALYGAMKKYKWNFIFSLKLFIYSLIPFLFILIEKEIMKKKESI
- the thiI gene encoding tRNA uracil 4-sulfurtransferase ThiI yields the protein MDEKSIKTQKFIIKFFTEIMIKGDRAKKQMINQLFVNLTKISDDISKQIVLKKFFDKIELVCPLEFVDILREKLLCTSGIEQVLEAIQIDNMHTLDYIKVEVNKYMGHLIKDKTFVVRAKRVGTQDFKSTNIEQTVGGYILANNPSNGVDLRNADITINLELEHSKLNIITKKYYGMGGFPLGTQGEILSLMSGGFDSTVASYLSMKRGLKTHFIFFNLGGTAHEIGVKQVAWYLWNKFSSSHKLNFITISFENVVEQIFKDVSPSYMGVMLKRLMIQAAQKVASELKIDAIITGESVAQVSSQTLRNLRLIDDASETLILRPLAFMSKPEIMDIATKIGTKKFAEAMPEYCGVISQNPVTAGSFDRVEKEARAFDYSVLDEAVKNMKLKSIDEVLDDVCEVGTLEVVNNLLKNDIVIDIRQSDDIIKLDCEVLKIPFYSLKKEFKKLDKEKTYLLYCDKGVLSQLHGQYLKDEAGYTNIKVYRPN
- a CDS encoding putative Na+/H+ antiporter, giving the protein MQPTTLQIIAAIIFALAIIHIFSVKYFEHLAHRSERHSGLFHLLGEIEVVFGIWAMILVIFMFAFMGKTKTMDYVNSRNYVETMFVFVIMVIAATRPILHSVVWLVKKLSNMLPRKGATGFYFVVMCVVPLLGSLITEPAAMTLAALILSDKLFSQGISNKLKYLTLGALFINISVGGTLTNFAAPPILMVAGTWDWSSTFMLTTFGWKAMIAIVINTSLIIIVFYKELSNINIRTTVSEKEKIPKAIVITHFVFLFLVIYFGHYPAFFLSIFLLFLGVTYAYQEYQDRLMLREGLLVAFFLGGLVILGGQQEWWLKDIISNMSNAEAFVGAITLGAFTDNAAITYLASIVEGLSDDFKYYIVAGAVAGGGLTVIANAPNPAGAAILKSHFQDGSIDPRYLFLGALIPTIIAAICFIIL
- a CDS encoding IMPACT family protein, whose product is MKFVQKEFTATLDEKKSKFLAFLVPYKDFDKTMQRLKAEHPKAVHHVYAYRFLNEFDQIVENCSDDGEPRGTSGRPSLAVLAGANIINSAAIIVRYFGGIKLGTGGLVRAYSNSVNEVIKVSEFELYKKLINKILECEYSFLSQLEYILKEAKINIVSQEFLMSVKVKIELTKEEFDILKEKLPIEVKIL